Proteins co-encoded in one Cydia splendana chromosome 11, ilCydSple1.2, whole genome shotgun sequence genomic window:
- the LOC134794989 gene encoding thioredoxin-like protein 4A has protein sequence MSYMLGHLHNGWQVDQAILSEEDRVVVIRFGHDWDPTCMKMDEVLYSIAEKVKNFAVIYLVDITEVPDFNKMYELYDPCTVMFFFRNKHIMIDLGTGNNNKINWPLEDKQEMVDILETVYRGARKGRGLVVSPKDYSTKYRY, from the exons ATGAGTTACATGCTGGGGCATCTCCACAACGGCTGGCAAGTGGACCAAGCTATTTTGTCCGAGGAGGACCGAGTTGTG GTGATTCGTTTCGGCCACGACTGGGACCCGACATGCATGAAGATGGACGAGGTGCTCTACAGTATTGCAGAGAAGGTCAAGAACTTTGCAGTTATATACCTTGTGGATATCACTGAAGTCCCTGATTTCAACAAAAT GTATGAGTTGTATGACCCCTGCACGGTGATGTTCTTCTTCCGCAACAAGCACATCATGATTGACTTGGGCACCGGCAACAACAACAAGATCAACTGGCCGCTGGAGGACAAGCAGGAGATGGTGGACATTTTGGAGACGGTGTACCGGGGAGCGCGCAAGGGCCGAGGTCTAGTGGTTTCTCCTAAGGATTACTCTACTAAGTACCGCTACTGA